From a region of the Gossypium raimondii isolate GPD5lz chromosome 10, ASM2569854v1, whole genome shotgun sequence genome:
- the LOC105774899 gene encoding mitogen-activated protein kinase kinase kinase 20 encodes MEWVRGETIGSGSFGTVNLVLPKTGFSGSSFMAVKCCETNNSASLKNEKQVLHQLGFCPQIISCFGDDFTVENCGKFYNLFLEYADKGSLADHLQQNGGKLMESDVKRFARSILKGLNFIHSKGFVHCDIKLQNVLLFGNGDVKIADFGLAKRKGEKQRRHEIRGTPLSMAPESINGNVYDSGVDIWALGCAVVEMFTGKPAWNLKPGANMADLLIKIGASDELPGIPRELSGEGKDFLVKCFSRDPNKRWTAEMLLQHPFMAGDDEPVPSTSSRGCVEEIAITPRCTLDFPDGVWSESILGENSSMFSSALDRIRELACDEAPNWGFSGSWMRLR; translated from the coding sequence ATGGAGTGGGTTCGGGGAGAAACGATTGGATCTGGAAGCTTCGGCACTGTGAATTTGGTGTTACCTAAAACAGGGTTTTCGGGATCATCATTCATGGCTGTCAAGTGTTGTGAAACTAATAACTCGGCTTCTCTCAAGAATGAGAAACAGGTGCTCCACCAACTTGGTTTCTGCCCCCAAATCATCAGTTGTTTCGGCGACGATTTTACTGTTGAGAATTGTGGGAAATTTTACAATCTGTTCTTGGAGTATGCTGATAAAGGAAGCTTGGCCGATCACCTTCAGCAAAACGGTGGGAAATTGATGGAATCCGATGTTAAAAGATTTGCAAGATCGATACTGAAAGGGCTAAACTTCATCCATTCCAAAGGGTTTGTTCATTGTGATATCAAGCTTCAAAATGTTCTTTTGTTTGGTAATGGGGATGTGAAGATAGCTGATTTTGGATTGGCAAAGAGAAAGGGTGAAAAACAGAGGAGGCATGAAATCAGGGGAACGCCTTTGAGTATGGCCCCTGAGTCTATCAATGGAAACGTTTATGATTCGGGGGTGGATATTTGGGCACTTGGATGCGCTGTTGTTGAGATGTTTACTGGGAAACCAGCTTGGAACTTGAAACCAGGAGCCAACATGGCGGATTTGTTGATTAAAATCGGGGCCAGTGATGAATTGCCTGGAATTCCAAGGGAGTTATCTGGGGAAGGAAAAGATTTTCTGGTTAAGTGTTTTTCTAGGGATCCAAACAAGAGATGGACAGCTGAGATGCTCCTGCAACATCCTTTCATGGCCGGCGATGATGAACCGGTTCCATCAACGTCTTCACGAGGTTGTGTTGAAGAAATCGCAATAACCCCAAGATGTACTTTGGATTTCCCAGATGGGGTTTGGAGTGAATCGATTTTAGGGGAAAATTCAAGCATGTTTTCATCGGCTTTGGATCGGATTCGTGAATTGGCATGTGATGAGGCACCTAACTGGGGTTTTAGCGGCAGCTGGATGAGGTTGAGGTAG
- the LOC105777658 gene encoding histone-lysine N-methyltransferase CLF isoform X1, with amino-acid sequence MTAKHSRSASADRSEPPKDSSMTQIEGKTLSVKEILSVIDSLKKQVAVDRSLSVKTRLEENKQKLVGITSHLYKLSKERRSSWIIDTDSASDLLTKRQKDALGMQNGIDASNGDKDGYSYQEPSTAVLMGSSIPVKNAVRPIKLTEVKKLPPYTTWIFLDRNQRMTEDQSVVGRRRIYYDQNGGEALICSDSEEELLEEDEEKKDFVESEDFILRMAIKEVGLSDPVLESLAQCLSRSPADVKARYETLMKEDTGASKNRDTEEQNWNSFLDKDLEAALDSFDNLFCRRCLVFDCRLHGCSQDLIFPADKQTPWNRTDDENAPCGLHCYRLVLKSERNDTVRSPMNPEDKSNSSSDGVAAQISSSKKSAGPSTRRKAKSSQSESASSNAKNLSESSDSEIRPRHEDSSPIPQLSPSKNKIAGKSGILKRNSKRVAERVLICMRKRQKKMEASESDSLVSGGVSPTDMRLRSNPRKENEDATSSSQKDVKSSNTGRSRRKDWPLKGVQGEIPYSETVNDLAQTSSNGCLRNEEFVDENLCKQELSDDKSWKAIEKGLFDKGLQIFGRNSCLIARNLLNGLKTCWEVFLYMTCFDNKLACHAADGVLSLLEGCSKFDLNGAMGNNEVRRRSRFLRRRGRVRRLKYTWKSAAYHSIRKRITERKDQPCRQYNPCSCQTACGKQCSCLLNGTCCEKYCGCPKSCKNRFRGCHCAKSQCRSRQCPCFAADRECDPDVCRNCWVSCGDGTGSLGVPPQRGDNYECRNMKLLLKQQQRVLLGRSDVSGWGAFLKNNVGKHEYLGEYTGELISHREADKRGKIYDRENSSFLFNLNDQFVLDAYRKGDKLKFANHSPEPNCYAKVIMVAGDHRVGIFAKERINAGEELFYDYRYEPDRAPAWARKPEASGSKKEDGAPSSGRAKKLA; translated from the exons ATGACAGCGAAACATTCGCGTTCTGCTTCGGCGGATAGATCGGAACCTCCTAAGGATTCCTCG ATGACTCAGATTGAAGGAAAAACCCTGTCCGTTAAGGAGATTTTATCAGTAATTGATTCGTTAAAGAAACAAGTTGCTGTAGATCGATCTCTGTCTGTAAAG aCAAGGTTGGAAGAAAACAAGCAAAAACTAGTTGGTATAACAAGCCATCTTTATAAATTGTCAAAGGAACGGAGAAGCAGTTGGATTATTGACACCGATAGTGCTTCTGATCTATTGACAAAGCGGCAAAAAGATGCACTTGGTATGCAAAATGGCATTGATGCAAGTAATGGGGATAAGGATGGTTATAGCTATCAAGAACCTTCTACAGCAGTTCTTATGGGATCTAGTATTCCAGTTAAGAATGCTGTTCGCCCTATTAAGCTTACTGAAGTAAAAAAGCTGCCACCTTATACAACATGGATATTTCTAGACAG AAATCAAAGAATGACAGAGGATCAATCAGTGGTGGGTAGAAGGAGAATATACTATGATCAAAATGGTGGTGAAGCACTTATCTGCAGCGACAGTGAGGAGGAACTACttgaggaagatgaagaaaagaaagattttgtTGAATCTGAAGACTTTATCCTCCG AATGGCTATCAAGGAAGTTGGTTTGTCTGATCCGGTGCTGGAATCACTAGCACAGTGTTTGTCTAGAAGTCCAGCTGATGTCAAG GCAAGATACGAAACTCTTATGAAGGAGGACACTGGGGCCTCTAAGAATAGGGATACTGAAGAACAAAATTGGAATTCCTTTCTCGATAAGGATCTTGAAGCAGCTCTTGATTCTTTTGACAATTTATTTTGTAGACGGTGCCTT GTCTTTGATTGCAGATTACATGGATGTTCTCAGGACCTAATATTTCCT GCTGATAAACAAACTCCATGGAATCGTACAGATGATGAGAATGCACCATGTGGTCTGCATTGCTATCGTTTG GTACTTAAGTCAGAAAGAAATGACACAGTTAGGTCTCCAATGAATCCCGAAGACAAGTCAAATTCTTCATCTGATGGTGTTGCGGCACAAATATCATCTAGTAAGAAATCTGCTGGTCCATCTACCAGGAGGAAGGCAAAGTCAAGCCAAAGTGAAAGTGCTTCATCCAATGCCAAAAATCTTTCAGAAAGTAGTGACTCGGAGATAAGACCCAGGCATGAAGACTCCTCACCTATTCCTCAGTTATCACCTTCTAAGAATAAAATTGCTGGAAAATCTGGCATTCTCAAGAGAAATAGCAAGCGAGTAGCTGAACGAGTTTTAATTTGCATGCGCAAGAGGCAGAAGAAGATGGAAGCTTCCGAATCTGATTCTCTTGTGAGTGGAGGTGTTTCACCTACAGATATGAGACTCAGGTCTAATCCacgaaaagaaaatgaagatgcTACGTCTTCTTCGCAAAAGGATGTGAAATCCTCAAACACAGGAAGGTCTAGGAGGAAAGATTGGCCATTAAAAGGAGTGCAAGGAGAAATACCCTACAGTGAGACTGTTAATGATCTGGCTCAGACTAGTAGCAATGGTTGCCTGAGAAATGAAGAGTTTGTGGACGAAAATTTATGTAAACAAGAACTAAGTGATGATAAATCTTGGAAAGCTATTGAAAAAGGTCTTTTTGATAAAGGTCTGCAGATTTTTGGTAGGAACAG CTGTTTGATTGCCAGAAATCTTTTAAACGGATTGAAGACATGTTGGGAGGTTTTCCTATACATGACCTGCTTTGACAATAAGCTGGCTTGCCATGCAGCTGATGGTGTTTTATCTCTTCTTGAAGGGTGTTCCAAATTTGACCTTAATGGAGCTATG GGAAATAATGAAGTAAGACGGAGATCAAGATTCTTACGTAGAAGAGGTAGAGTCCGTCGTTTGAAATATACCTGGAAATCAGCTGCATATCACTCTATCAGGAAAAGGATTACTGAGAGGAAAGATCAGCCATGCCGGCAGTATAATCCGTGTAGCTGTCAAACTGCTTGCGGAAAGCAATGTTCTTGCCTTTTAAATGGAACATGCTGTGAAAAATACTGCGG ATGTCCTAAGAGTTGCAAGAATCGATTTAGAGGTTGTCATTGTGCTAAAAGTCAATGCCGAAGTCGTCAGTGTCCATGCTTTGCTGCAGACAGGGAATGTGATCCGGATGTTTGTAGAAATTGCTGGGTCAG TTGTGGTGATGGCACCGGTAGTCTTGGGGTTCCTCCACAAAGAGGTGACAATTATGAATGCAGAAATATGAAGCTTCTTCTGAAACAGCAACAAAGG GTCTTGCTTGGAAGATCAGATGTTTCTGGATGGGGAGCTTTTTTGAAg AATAATGTTGGCAAGCATGAATACCTTGGTGAGTACACTGGAGAGCTGATCTCCCACAGGGAAGCAGATAAGCGTGGAAAGATATATGACCGTGAAAATTCATCATTTCTATTCAATCTGAATGATCAG TTTGTTCTTGATGCATACCGAAAAGGTGACAAATTGAAGTTCGCCAACCATTCTCCTGAGCCTAATTGCTATGCCAAG GTCATTATGGTTGCAGGGGATCACCGTGTGGGTATATTTGCCAAAGAACGAATCAATGCAGGAGAGGAACTATTCTATGACTACCGTTACGAGCCAGACAGAGCTCCTGCCTGGGCTAGAAAACCCGAGGCATCTGGGTCCAAAAAAGAGGATGGTGCTCCTTCGAGCGGACGAGCTAAGAAACTTGCTTAA
- the LOC105777658 gene encoding histone-lysine N-methyltransferase CLF isoform X3, which yields MTEDQSVVGRRRIYYDQNGGEALICSDSEEELLEEDEEKKDFVESEDFILRMAIKEVGLSDPVLESLAQCLSRSPADVKARYETLMKEDTGASKNRDTEEQNWNSFLDKDLEAALDSFDNLFCRRCLVFDCRLHGCSQDLIFPADKQTPWNRTDDENAPCGLHCYRLVLKSERNDTVRSPMNPEDKSNSSSDGVAAQISSSKKSAGPSTRRKAKSSQSESASSNAKNLSESSDSEIRPRHEDSSPIPQLSPSKNKIAGKSGILKRNSKRVAERVLICMRKRQKKMEASESDSLVSGGVSPTDMRLRSNPRKENEDATSSSQKDVKSSNTGRSRRKDWPLKGVQGEIPYSETVNDLAQTSSNGCLRNEEFVDENLCKQELSDDKSWKAIEKGLFDKGLQIFGRNSCLIARNLLNGLKTCWEVFLYMTCFDNKLACHAADGVLSLLEGCSKFDLNGAMGNNEVRRRSRFLRRRGRVRRLKYTWKSAAYHSIRKRITERKDQPCRQYNPCSCQTACGKQCSCLLNGTCCEKYCGCPKSCKNRFRGCHCAKSQCRSRQCPCFAADRECDPDVCRNCWVSCGDGTGSLGVPPQRGDNYECRNMKLLLKQQQRVLLGRSDVSGWGAFLKNNVGKHEYLGEYTGELISHREADKRGKIYDRENSSFLFNLNDQFVLDAYRKGDKLKFANHSPEPNCYAKVIMVAGDHRVGIFAKERINAGEELFYDYRYEPDRAPAWARKPEASGSKKEDGAPSSGRAKKLA from the exons ATGACAGAGGATCAATCAGTGGTGGGTAGAAGGAGAATATACTATGATCAAAATGGTGGTGAAGCACTTATCTGCAGCGACAGTGAGGAGGAACTACttgaggaagatgaagaaaagaaagattttgtTGAATCTGAAGACTTTATCCTCCG AATGGCTATCAAGGAAGTTGGTTTGTCTGATCCGGTGCTGGAATCACTAGCACAGTGTTTGTCTAGAAGTCCAGCTGATGTCAAG GCAAGATACGAAACTCTTATGAAGGAGGACACTGGGGCCTCTAAGAATAGGGATACTGAAGAACAAAATTGGAATTCCTTTCTCGATAAGGATCTTGAAGCAGCTCTTGATTCTTTTGACAATTTATTTTGTAGACGGTGCCTT GTCTTTGATTGCAGATTACATGGATGTTCTCAGGACCTAATATTTCCT GCTGATAAACAAACTCCATGGAATCGTACAGATGATGAGAATGCACCATGTGGTCTGCATTGCTATCGTTTG GTACTTAAGTCAGAAAGAAATGACACAGTTAGGTCTCCAATGAATCCCGAAGACAAGTCAAATTCTTCATCTGATGGTGTTGCGGCACAAATATCATCTAGTAAGAAATCTGCTGGTCCATCTACCAGGAGGAAGGCAAAGTCAAGCCAAAGTGAAAGTGCTTCATCCAATGCCAAAAATCTTTCAGAAAGTAGTGACTCGGAGATAAGACCCAGGCATGAAGACTCCTCACCTATTCCTCAGTTATCACCTTCTAAGAATAAAATTGCTGGAAAATCTGGCATTCTCAAGAGAAATAGCAAGCGAGTAGCTGAACGAGTTTTAATTTGCATGCGCAAGAGGCAGAAGAAGATGGAAGCTTCCGAATCTGATTCTCTTGTGAGTGGAGGTGTTTCACCTACAGATATGAGACTCAGGTCTAATCCacgaaaagaaaatgaagatgcTACGTCTTCTTCGCAAAAGGATGTGAAATCCTCAAACACAGGAAGGTCTAGGAGGAAAGATTGGCCATTAAAAGGAGTGCAAGGAGAAATACCCTACAGTGAGACTGTTAATGATCTGGCTCAGACTAGTAGCAATGGTTGCCTGAGAAATGAAGAGTTTGTGGACGAAAATTTATGTAAACAAGAACTAAGTGATGATAAATCTTGGAAAGCTATTGAAAAAGGTCTTTTTGATAAAGGTCTGCAGATTTTTGGTAGGAACAG CTGTTTGATTGCCAGAAATCTTTTAAACGGATTGAAGACATGTTGGGAGGTTTTCCTATACATGACCTGCTTTGACAATAAGCTGGCTTGCCATGCAGCTGATGGTGTTTTATCTCTTCTTGAAGGGTGTTCCAAATTTGACCTTAATGGAGCTATG GGAAATAATGAAGTAAGACGGAGATCAAGATTCTTACGTAGAAGAGGTAGAGTCCGTCGTTTGAAATATACCTGGAAATCAGCTGCATATCACTCTATCAGGAAAAGGATTACTGAGAGGAAAGATCAGCCATGCCGGCAGTATAATCCGTGTAGCTGTCAAACTGCTTGCGGAAAGCAATGTTCTTGCCTTTTAAATGGAACATGCTGTGAAAAATACTGCGG ATGTCCTAAGAGTTGCAAGAATCGATTTAGAGGTTGTCATTGTGCTAAAAGTCAATGCCGAAGTCGTCAGTGTCCATGCTTTGCTGCAGACAGGGAATGTGATCCGGATGTTTGTAGAAATTGCTGGGTCAG TTGTGGTGATGGCACCGGTAGTCTTGGGGTTCCTCCACAAAGAGGTGACAATTATGAATGCAGAAATATGAAGCTTCTTCTGAAACAGCAACAAAGG GTCTTGCTTGGAAGATCAGATGTTTCTGGATGGGGAGCTTTTTTGAAg AATAATGTTGGCAAGCATGAATACCTTGGTGAGTACACTGGAGAGCTGATCTCCCACAGGGAAGCAGATAAGCGTGGAAAGATATATGACCGTGAAAATTCATCATTTCTATTCAATCTGAATGATCAG TTTGTTCTTGATGCATACCGAAAAGGTGACAAATTGAAGTTCGCCAACCATTCTCCTGAGCCTAATTGCTATGCCAAG GTCATTATGGTTGCAGGGGATCACCGTGTGGGTATATTTGCCAAAGAACGAATCAATGCAGGAGAGGAACTATTCTATGACTACCGTTACGAGCCAGACAGAGCTCCTGCCTGGGCTAGAAAACCCGAGGCATCTGGGTCCAAAAAAGAGGATGGTGCTCCTTCGAGCGGACGAGCTAAGAAACTTGCTTAA
- the LOC105777658 gene encoding histone-lysine N-methyltransferase CLF isoform X2: MHLVCKMALMQVMGIRMVIAIKNLLQQFLWDLVFQNQRMTEDQSVVGRRRIYYDQNGGEALICSDSEEELLEEDEEKKDFVESEDFILRMAIKEVGLSDPVLESLAQCLSRSPADVKARYETLMKEDTGASKNRDTEEQNWNSFLDKDLEAALDSFDNLFCRRCLVFDCRLHGCSQDLIFPADKQTPWNRTDDENAPCGLHCYRLVLKSERNDTVRSPMNPEDKSNSSSDGVAAQISSSKKSAGPSTRRKAKSSQSESASSNAKNLSESSDSEIRPRHEDSSPIPQLSPSKNKIAGKSGILKRNSKRVAERVLICMRKRQKKMEASESDSLVSGGVSPTDMRLRSNPRKENEDATSSSQKDVKSSNTGRSRRKDWPLKGVQGEIPYSETVNDLAQTSSNGCLRNEEFVDENLCKQELSDDKSWKAIEKGLFDKGLQIFGRNSCLIARNLLNGLKTCWEVFLYMTCFDNKLACHAADGVLSLLEGCSKFDLNGAMGNNEVRRRSRFLRRRGRVRRLKYTWKSAAYHSIRKRITERKDQPCRQYNPCSCQTACGKQCSCLLNGTCCEKYCGCPKSCKNRFRGCHCAKSQCRSRQCPCFAADRECDPDVCRNCWVSCGDGTGSLGVPPQRGDNYECRNMKLLLKQQQRVLLGRSDVSGWGAFLKNNVGKHEYLGEYTGELISHREADKRGKIYDRENSSFLFNLNDQFVLDAYRKGDKLKFANHSPEPNCYAKVIMVAGDHRVGIFAKERINAGEELFYDYRYEPDRAPAWARKPEASGSKKEDGAPSSGRAKKLA; the protein is encoded by the exons ATGCACTTGGTATGCAAAATGGCATTGATGCAAGTAATGGGGATAAGGATGGTTATAGCTATCAAGAACCTTCTACAGCAGTTCTTATGGGATCTAGTATTCCA AAATCAAAGAATGACAGAGGATCAATCAGTGGTGGGTAGAAGGAGAATATACTATGATCAAAATGGTGGTGAAGCACTTATCTGCAGCGACAGTGAGGAGGAACTACttgaggaagatgaagaaaagaaagattttgtTGAATCTGAAGACTTTATCCTCCG AATGGCTATCAAGGAAGTTGGTTTGTCTGATCCGGTGCTGGAATCACTAGCACAGTGTTTGTCTAGAAGTCCAGCTGATGTCAAG GCAAGATACGAAACTCTTATGAAGGAGGACACTGGGGCCTCTAAGAATAGGGATACTGAAGAACAAAATTGGAATTCCTTTCTCGATAAGGATCTTGAAGCAGCTCTTGATTCTTTTGACAATTTATTTTGTAGACGGTGCCTT GTCTTTGATTGCAGATTACATGGATGTTCTCAGGACCTAATATTTCCT GCTGATAAACAAACTCCATGGAATCGTACAGATGATGAGAATGCACCATGTGGTCTGCATTGCTATCGTTTG GTACTTAAGTCAGAAAGAAATGACACAGTTAGGTCTCCAATGAATCCCGAAGACAAGTCAAATTCTTCATCTGATGGTGTTGCGGCACAAATATCATCTAGTAAGAAATCTGCTGGTCCATCTACCAGGAGGAAGGCAAAGTCAAGCCAAAGTGAAAGTGCTTCATCCAATGCCAAAAATCTTTCAGAAAGTAGTGACTCGGAGATAAGACCCAGGCATGAAGACTCCTCACCTATTCCTCAGTTATCACCTTCTAAGAATAAAATTGCTGGAAAATCTGGCATTCTCAAGAGAAATAGCAAGCGAGTAGCTGAACGAGTTTTAATTTGCATGCGCAAGAGGCAGAAGAAGATGGAAGCTTCCGAATCTGATTCTCTTGTGAGTGGAGGTGTTTCACCTACAGATATGAGACTCAGGTCTAATCCacgaaaagaaaatgaagatgcTACGTCTTCTTCGCAAAAGGATGTGAAATCCTCAAACACAGGAAGGTCTAGGAGGAAAGATTGGCCATTAAAAGGAGTGCAAGGAGAAATACCCTACAGTGAGACTGTTAATGATCTGGCTCAGACTAGTAGCAATGGTTGCCTGAGAAATGAAGAGTTTGTGGACGAAAATTTATGTAAACAAGAACTAAGTGATGATAAATCTTGGAAAGCTATTGAAAAAGGTCTTTTTGATAAAGGTCTGCAGATTTTTGGTAGGAACAG CTGTTTGATTGCCAGAAATCTTTTAAACGGATTGAAGACATGTTGGGAGGTTTTCCTATACATGACCTGCTTTGACAATAAGCTGGCTTGCCATGCAGCTGATGGTGTTTTATCTCTTCTTGAAGGGTGTTCCAAATTTGACCTTAATGGAGCTATG GGAAATAATGAAGTAAGACGGAGATCAAGATTCTTACGTAGAAGAGGTAGAGTCCGTCGTTTGAAATATACCTGGAAATCAGCTGCATATCACTCTATCAGGAAAAGGATTACTGAGAGGAAAGATCAGCCATGCCGGCAGTATAATCCGTGTAGCTGTCAAACTGCTTGCGGAAAGCAATGTTCTTGCCTTTTAAATGGAACATGCTGTGAAAAATACTGCGG ATGTCCTAAGAGTTGCAAGAATCGATTTAGAGGTTGTCATTGTGCTAAAAGTCAATGCCGAAGTCGTCAGTGTCCATGCTTTGCTGCAGACAGGGAATGTGATCCGGATGTTTGTAGAAATTGCTGGGTCAG TTGTGGTGATGGCACCGGTAGTCTTGGGGTTCCTCCACAAAGAGGTGACAATTATGAATGCAGAAATATGAAGCTTCTTCTGAAACAGCAACAAAGG GTCTTGCTTGGAAGATCAGATGTTTCTGGATGGGGAGCTTTTTTGAAg AATAATGTTGGCAAGCATGAATACCTTGGTGAGTACACTGGAGAGCTGATCTCCCACAGGGAAGCAGATAAGCGTGGAAAGATATATGACCGTGAAAATTCATCATTTCTATTCAATCTGAATGATCAG TTTGTTCTTGATGCATACCGAAAAGGTGACAAATTGAAGTTCGCCAACCATTCTCCTGAGCCTAATTGCTATGCCAAG GTCATTATGGTTGCAGGGGATCACCGTGTGGGTATATTTGCCAAAGAACGAATCAATGCAGGAGAGGAACTATTCTATGACTACCGTTACGAGCCAGACAGAGCTCCTGCCTGGGCTAGAAAACCCGAGGCATCTGGGTCCAAAAAAGAGGATGGTGCTCCTTCGAGCGGACGAGCTAAGAAACTTGCTTAA